CCGCTTTCGGCAGGCCGCCGGATCCGGAGGTCAGCGTCAGGGTGGCGATGTTGTCGGGCTGCCAGACTGACGATGGCGCTGACGCGGCGGCGCGCAGCGTTAACGCGGGCGGGCTCGCCGCCAGCGGATCCGCCAGATTGAGCATAAAATCCGGTTGCAGCGCCGTCAGTAGCGGTGAGAGCGTGGCGGAAGGCAGTTGCGGATTAAACGGTAGCAGCCGGGCGCCCGCCTGCAGCAGCGCCAGCCAGGCAAGCAGCAGCGCCGGGCTATTTTTGCCGCGCAGCGCCACGCACATCCCCGACCGCACACCCTGCTGGTGAAAGCCGGCGCTGAGCCGATCCAGCCGCTGCGCCAGCGCGCGCCAGCTTAGCGACTCCCCCGCGGCGCGCAACGCGACGGCGTCAGGCATCATGGCCGCCCATCTGCGCCACGGGAAATCGCCGTTCAGTAAATCCGCGTCCACTGCGCCTGCTCCTGTAAAGGAAGATCGCAGCCCGGCCAGCGCCGCACCAGCTGCTGACGCATCAGCGACAGGGTATCCAGCCCCGGCGTCGAGCGCGGCGTCAGCCAGTGGGCCAGCCGCGCCAGCTGGGTCAAGCCCAGGCTCGACTCCAGCGCGGAGCTGATTACCGCCTGCAGCCCCAGCCGCCGCGCCTCGTCGATAAGCTGGCTCACGCGGCGCAGGGAGCCGGTCAGCGTCGGCTTAATGACCGCCGCCGCCACGCCCGGCTGCGCCCGCAGCCTGAAACCCGGCGCGCGCAGGCTTTCATCCCAGGCGAGGCGGAGACCGCTTTCGGCGGCGAAGCGCAGGCTCTCTTCCGGCGTGCGGCACGGCTCCTCAATAAAAGCGATACGCGCACGCTGCGACGACGACAGCCAGCCGGCAAACTGGCGCGCTTTTTCCGGCGTCCAGCTGCGGTTGGCATCCAGCCGCAGTTGCAAATCGGGCAGCGCTTCCAGCAGCAGGCTGACCTGCATGCCGTCGCGCGCCGCTTCATACAACCCCACTTTCATTTTGGCGCAGGGTATGGCCTGCAGCTGCAGCAGCAATGCATCCGGGTCGCCGTGGCACAGCGGCGCGCTCTGCCAGCGGCTTTCTGTCGGCAATGTGCCCTCCAGTTCGGCGCAGGCGCAGGAAATGCCGAACGCCGCCGACGGCAGCGCGCTCTCCGCCGGCGCCTGACCTGCCAGCCAGCCGGCGATCCACGCCAGGCACGCCTGTTGCGCCTGCGCCAGCGTTTCGCGGCTGAAGCCCGGCAACGGCGCAATTTCGCCCCATCCCTGACGCCCCGCCTCCTGCAGCTGCAGTAACAGCCCTTCCCGCTGCGTCAGGCGGCGGTCGCGCAGCAGCACGCCACTCTCCATCGGTATGGCGTAGCGCCACAGTTTCGCCTGCCGCATCAGGGGTTGCGCCGGAACTGGCTGAAGTCGGGCTGGCGCTTCTGGTTAAAGGCGTTGCGCCCCTCCTGCCCCTCTTCGGTCATATAAAACAGCATGGTGGCGTTGCCGGCCAGCTCCTGCAGCCCCGCCTGGCCATCGCAGTCGGCGTTGAGCGCCGCTTTCAGGCAGCGCAGCGCCATCGGGCTGTTGCGCAGCATCTCGCGGCACCAGCGCACCGTCTCCTGCTCCAGCTGCGCCAGCGGCACCACGGCGTTGACCAACCCCATCTCCAGTGCCTGCTGCGCGTCATACATGCGGCACAGAAACCAGATTTCGCGCGCTTTTTTCTGACCGACGATACGCGCCATATAAGCCGCGCCCCAGCCGCCATCGAAGGATCCCACTTTCGGCCCGGTCTGACCAAAGCGCGCGTTATCCGCCGCAAGGGTTAAATCACACAGCATATGCAGCACGTGGCCGCCGCCGACCGCGTAGCCCGCTACCATCGCCACCACCGGCTTGGGACAGCTGCGGATCTGACGCTGAAAATCAAGCACGTTCAAATGGTGGACGCCGCGCTCATCCTGATAGCCGCCGTAGTCGCCACGCACCTTCTGATCGCCGCCGGAGCAGAAAGCCTGCTCCCCCGCGCCGGTGAGGATGATTGCGCCGATGCCCTCGTCGTAACGCGCATCCTGCAACGCCAGCATCATCTCCTGCACGGTCAGCGGCCGAAACGCATTGCGCACCTGCGGCCGGTTGATGGTGATTTTGGCGATGCCGTCCGGCGATTTGTGATAGCGAATATCACTAAAATCGCCGCTGCAGTCGCGCCATTCAACAGGCGCAGCGAGCTGTGGATCATCAGAATAAAGCATTGCATCCTCCATAAGAGCAGACCGGCTGGCGCAGCAGCTGCGCCAGAGAAAGACTAAATTCGACGGGGCTGGCGCGATGGGCGTTATGCCCGGCGGCGGCGATGGTATGCAGCGGTAACCGCGCCTGCTGCGCCAGCTGTAAAAACTTGCTGTCCCACTCGCCGCAGAGATAGCCGAAGGGCACCTGTAGCGCGCGCAGTTCAGGCAGCAGATCAGGCTGACGGCTGAGCGCCGTGGCGTGCAGCATCGCCGCCAGCGACGGTCCGTGCCCCACGCTGCGCTGCGCTACCAGCTCGCTGCGCTGTTTGCCGCACAGCTCGGCGAACAGCGGCTGGCGATACCAGGCCTCCAGCGCGGCGGCGAGCGGCAGATCGCGGAAACGGGCGATCCAGCGCCGTTCATGCGCCAGCCGCGCCTGACGCTCACGCGCGTCGCGCAGCCCCGGATGCCCCGCCTCCACCGCCAGCCCGCACAGGCCGGGCAACGCCGCCCGACAGGCGTAATACATCGCCACGCGGCCGCCCAGCGAGTAGCCGATAAGCCAGTATTTACGAACTTGATGATGACGCAGCGTGGCGCTCAGCTGCTCACACAGCGCATCGAAGCCGCTGACGCGCTGGCTGCGCGAACCGCCGTGGCCCGGCAGATCGATGCTCAGCATCGGCCAGTCGGGAAAAGCCTGCTGCGCCGGCAGCCAGTCATCGGCCGATCCCAGAAAGCCGTGTAGCCAGACCAGCGTCGGCTTGCAGCTGCGGCGGTGGCCCTGCCAGCGGGCATGGAGGATCATAATTGCGCGCCCATGGCGGCCAGCCTGGCGAATGCCTGCGCGCCGCCGTCCGGCGGTACGCAGAACTCCGCCAGCGTCGCCCCCGGGTGCATGAAGCCCTGCAGCACCGCCTCGCGCAGCGTTTCCCAGCATTCGGCCTGCCGGTAAGCCAGGCCGAACATCTGCGCCGCCGGCGCGAAGCTGACCC
This DNA window, taken from Mixta gaviniae, encodes the following:
- the menC gene encoding o-succinylbenzoate synthase produces the protein MRQAKLWRYAIPMESGVLLRDRRLTQREGLLLQLQEAGRQGWGEIAPLPGFSRETLAQAQQACLAWIAGWLAGQAPAESALPSAAFGISCACAELEGTLPTESRWQSAPLCHGDPDALLLQLQAIPCAKMKVGLYEAARDGMQVSLLLEALPDLQLRLDANRSWTPEKARQFAGWLSSSQRARIAFIEEPCRTPEESLRFAAESGLRLAWDESLRAPGFRLRAQPGVAAAVIKPTLTGSLRRVSQLIDEARRLGLQAVISSALESSLGLTQLARLAHWLTPRSTPGLDTLSLMRQQLVRRWPGCDLPLQEQAQWTRIY
- the menB gene encoding 1,4-dihydroxy-2-naphthoyl-CoA synthase; its protein translation is MLYSDDPQLAAPVEWRDCSGDFSDIRYHKSPDGIAKITINRPQVRNAFRPLTVQEMMLALQDARYDEGIGAIILTGAGEQAFCSGGDQKVRGDYGGYQDERGVHHLNVLDFQRQIRSCPKPVVAMVAGYAVGGGHVLHMLCDLTLAADNARFGQTGPKVGSFDGGWGAAYMARIVGQKKAREIWFLCRMYDAQQALEMGLVNAVVPLAQLEQETVRWCREMLRNSPMALRCLKAALNADCDGQAGLQELAGNATMLFYMTEEGQEGRNAFNQKRQPDFSQFRRNP
- the menH gene encoding 2-succinyl-6-hydroxy-2,4-cyclohexadiene-1-carboxylate synthase, which encodes MILHARWQGHRRSCKPTLVWLHGFLGSADDWLPAQQAFPDWPMLSIDLPGHGGSRSQRVSGFDALCEQLSATLRHHQVRKYWLIGYSLGGRVAMYYACRAALPGLCGLAVEAGHPGLRDARERQARLAHERRWIARFRDLPLAAALEAWYRQPLFAELCGKQRSELVAQRSVGHGPSLAAMLHATALSRQPDLLPELRALQVPFGYLCGEWDSKFLQLAQQARLPLHTIAAAGHNAHRASPVEFSLSLAQLLRQPVCSYGGCNALF